TGCCATCAGCCCTTTTCTCTCCTCTTTCCCCTAAAAAATGTACAACCCCAGCTTATTCCTTTTCCCGTAAAGGAAAACGTTGAACAACCTCATATTTTGGATTGGAGGCAGGGTGTACTTTATATAGTTGAATCGCATCCACATCGAATGATTCATCTAAGGCAGACATATCTGCTAGAATGTCATTCCAACAATGTTCAGATAGCTCTTTCCGCTGATCTGCCCATTTTTTAGCAATCGTAATATGTGGGGTGTACCCTCTCTTTTCTCGTTTGTAGCCGATTGTTTCACAGATTTGCACGACTTGTTCCTGCATGTCATGTAATAGCGGATGATGCTCCATCCCCAGCCATATCACTCTTGGCTGCTTTTTATTGCCAAACGTTTTTAGTTCCGTTCTTTTTAAAGCAAACGATGGGCAGGCTGTGATGGATGAAAGTTTTCTCTGAAGCATTTCAATGGATTGTTCATCCACCTCTCCCAGGAAAACCAGTGTTATATGAAAATCGTACCTATGTGTCCACTGTTTATATGGCAGATACTTTTTTAATATTGTCTGCCATGCTGCCAGTTGCTTTGCTAACTCCGGCTGCACTGGAATACCTATAAAATAATGGGACATCATTAAATCTCCTTATTTGTCAAATGGAAACAAGCTGTGATCTCTTCCTCTGTTAACGGCCGGTAAGCTCCCCGGGGCAATTGACTGTCCAACGTCAGCCCTCCCATTTGGTATCGTTTTAAATAGGTTACTTTACAGTGAACCGCTTCAAACATCCGTTTAACCTGATGAAACTTTCCTTCAGTGATTTCAATTTGCACTTCCGACACACCAGGCTCTTCTTCTGCAGTTAATACCTCCAGCTTAGCAGGTTTAGTCAAGTAACCATCGTCCAACGTCACACCCTCCGCAAATTGCTGAATAACATCTGCCGG
The nucleotide sequence above comes from Oceanobacillus timonensis. Encoded proteins:
- the thpR gene encoding RNA 2',3'-cyclic phosphodiesterase translates to MSHYFIGIPVQPELAKQLAAWQTILKKYLPYKQWTHRYDFHITLVFLGEVDEQSIEMLQRKLSSITACPSFALKRTELKTFGNKKQPRVIWLGMEHHPLLHDMQEQVVQICETIGYKREKRGYTPHITIAKKWADQRKELSEHCWNDILADMSALDESFDVDAIQLYKVHPASNPKYEVVQRFPLREKE